In one window of Solanum pennellii chromosome 2, SPENNV200 DNA:
- the LOC107009131 gene encoding uncharacterized protein LOC107009131 has translation MNKKEVFKLAKGFRGRAKNCIRIARERVEKALQYSYRDRRNKKRDMRSLWIQRINAGTRQHGVNYGNFMHGLMKENVQLNRKVLSELSMHEPYSFKALVDVSRSAFPGNKKSIVPPKKEGLAVVL, from the exons ATGAACAAAAAGGAAGTGTTTAAGCTAGCTAAAGGGTTTCGAGGAAGAGCTAAAAACTGCATAAGAATAGCAAGAGAAAGAGTTGAGAAGGCGCTTCAGTACTCATATAGAGACCGCCGCAACAAGAAGAGGGATATGCGTTCTCTCTGGATTCAACGCATCAATGCCGGAACTCGTCAACATGGG GTGAATTATGGCAATTTCATGCACGGGTTGATGAAGGAGAACGTACAGCTGAACAGGAAAGTCTTGTCAGAACTGTCGATGCACGAACCATACAGCTTCAAGGCCCTCGTGGATGTCTCTCGCAGCGCTTTCCCTGGGAATAAGAAGTCCATAGTACCTCCAAAGAAGGAAGGACTTGCTGTTGTTCTTTGA
- the LOC107008747 gene encoding 40S ribosomal protein S25-2, which translates to MAPKKEKAPPPSSKPAKSGGGKQKKKKWSKGKQKEKVNNMVLFDKGTYDKLITEAPKYKLITPSVLSDRLRISGSLARKAIRELMAKGLIRMVSAHASQQIYTRATNT; encoded by the exons ATG GCACCTAAGAAGGAAAAGGCTCCTCCACCGTCTTCCAAGCCCGCCAAGTCCGGTGGTGGCAAGCAGAAGAAGAAG AAGTGGAGCAAGGGAAAGCAAAAGGAGAAGGTGAACAACATGGTTTTGTTCGATAAGGGTACATACGACAAGCTTATCACTGAAGCACCCAAGTATAAGCTTATCACTCCTTCCGTCCTCTCTGACCGTTTGAGG ATTAGTGGATCCCTTGCCAGGAAGGCAATCAGGGAATTGATGGCTAAAGGTTTGATCAGGATGGTGTCTGCTCATGCTAGCCAGCAGATTTACACCCGAGCTACAAACACCTAA
- the LOC107011741 gene encoding homeobox-leucine zipper protein ATHB-14 isoform X3, producing MNKLLMEENDRLQKHVSHLVYDNGFMRQQLHTQVNSTTTDTCCDSVVVSGQQQQQNPMPQHHPQRDADSPAGLLAIAEETLTEFLGKARGTAVDWVQMIGMKPGPESIGIVAVSRNCNGVAARACGLVSLEPMKVAEILKDRPSWYRECRCLDILNVIPTGNGGTIELIYLQTYAPTTLAPARDFWTLRYTTSLEDGSLVICERSLTSNTGSPVGPPATSSVRAKMLPSGFLIRPCEGGGSIIHIVDHIDLDACSVPEVLRPLYESSKILAQKMTMAAFRYIRQIAQETSGEIQYAGGRQPAVLRAFSQRLCRGFNNAVSGFIDDGWTIMGSDGVDDVTIAVNSSPSKFLDAQYNTLSILPTFGGVLCARASMLLQDVCPALLVRFLREHRSEWADYGVDAYSSASLKASPYAVPCARPGVFPSSQVILPLAQTVEHEEFLEVVRLEGHAFSPEDIALSRDMYLLQLCSGVEENATGACAQLVFAHIDESFGDDAPLLPSGFSVIPLEPKSDSPSAARTLDLASTLEARTGGTRPAGEVEGSSYNHRSVLTIAFQFAFENHYRENVAAMARQYVRSIVGSVQRVAMAIAPSRLCSQLTPKSFPGSPEAVTLARWICRSYKNHTGGELLQMDSQAAGDAVLKQLWHHTDSIMCCSVKMNDSAFFSFANQAGLDMLETTLIALQDIMLDKILDEAGRKVLLSEFPKIMQQGFAYLPAGLCVSSMGRPVSYEQAVAWKVLNDDNSNHCLAFMFTNWSFI from the exons ATGAACAAACTGTTGATGGAAGAAAATGACCGATTGCAGAAGCACGTTTCACATCTTGTGTATGATAATGGCTTCATGCGACAACAGTTGCATACT CAGGTAAACAGTACGACCACGGATACCTGCTGTGACTCTGTGGTCGTGAGTGGTCAGCAGCAGCAACAAAACCCAATGCCTCAGCATCATCCGCAAAGGGATGCTGACAGCCCAGCTGG TCTTTTAGCAATAGCTGAAGAGACCCTGACAGAGTTCCTTGGTAAAGCTAGGGGAACTGCTGTCGACTGGGTGCAGATGATTGGGATGAAG CCTGGTCCGGAATCTATTGGCATCGTCGCTGTTTCCCGCAACTGTAATGGTGTTGCAGCACGAGCTTGCGGCCTTGTGAGTCTAGAGCCCATGAAG GTTGCTGAGATCCTTAAAGATCGTCCTTCTTGGTATCGCGAATGCCGTTGCCTTGATATACTGAATGTTATACCAACAGGAAATGGAGGGACTATAGAGCTTATATACCTGCAG ACTTATGCACCAACTACATTGGCACCGGCTCGTGATTTTTGGACATTGAGATACACTACAAGTTTAGAAGATGGAAGTCTTGTG ATATGTGAAAGATCTTTGACGTCTAACACTGGAAGCCCTGTTGGGCCTCCTGCAACTAGTTCTGTTAGGGCTAAAATGCTTCCAAGTGGTTTCCTCATACGGCCTTGTGAGGGCGGGGGCTCAATCATCCACATTGTAGACCATATTGATCTCGAC GCTTGCAGTGTTCCCGAAGTCCTCAGACCACTTTATGAATCGTCCAAGATCCTTGCTCAGAAAATGACAATGGCT GCCTTCCGATACATAAGGCAGATAGCTCAAGAAACCAGCGGAGAAATTCAATATGCTGGAGGTCGGCAACCTGCTGTTTTGAGGGCATTTAGTCAGAGATTATGCAG GGGATTCAATAATGCGGTTAGTGGATTTATTGATGATGGTTGGACAATTATGGGTAGTGATGGTGTTGATGATGTAACAATCGCTGTAAACTCATCACCAAGTAAATTCCTTGATGCACAATACAACACCTTGTCAATTCTCCCTACTTTTGGAGGAGTACTGTGTGCACGGGCATCAATGCTTCTTCAG GATGTTTGCCCTGCTTTGCTTGTCCGTTTCCTTAGGGAGCACCGTTCGGAGTGGGCTGACTATGGAGTTGATGCTTACTCTTCTGCATCTCTTAAAGCCAGTCCTTATGCTGTCCCTTGCGCCAGACCTGGTGTCTTCCCCAGTAGCCAGGTCATTTTACCGCTTGCTCAGACTGTGGAACATGAGGAG TTTCTTGAGGTTGTTCGGCTAGAGGGTCATGCTTTCTCTCCAGAGGACATAGCTTTATCGCGGGATATGTATTTGTTACAG CTATGCAGTGGAGTTGAAGAGAATGCCACAGGTGCCTGTGCGCAGCTTGTTTTTGCACATATTGATGAATCTTTTGGTGATGATGCTCCATTGCTTCCATCTGGTTTCTCTGTCATTCCACTGGAGCCTAAATCA GATTCCCCTAGTGCTGCTCGGACTTTAGATTTAGCTTCAACTCTTGAAGCTAGAACTGGTGGGACACGGCCAGCTGGTGAAGTTGAAGGAAGCAGTTACAACCATCGTTCAGTCTTGACAATTGCATTCCAGTTTGCTTTTGAGAATCACTATCGAGAAAATGTAGCTGCTATGGCTCGCCAATATGTACGAAGCATTGTAGGCTCTGTTCAGAGAGTTGCTATGGCTATTGCACCCTCTCGACTCTGCTCTCAGTTGACACCTAAATCTTTCCCTGGTTCACCAGAAGCTGTCACTTTGGCGAGATGGATTTGCAGGAGCTATAA GAATCATACTGGTGGAGAATTGCTACAGATGGATTCTCAAGCTGCCGGTGATGCTGTTCTGAAGCAACTATGGCATCATACTGATTCAATAATGTGCTGCTCCGTCAAAATGAAT GATTctgcatttttttcatttgcaAACCAAGCAGGACTTGACATGCTTGAAACCACTCTAATAGCTCTTCAGGATATAATGCTTGATAAGATCCTAGATGAAGCTGGTCGAAAGGTCCTCCTTTCAGAGTTCCCCAAGATTATGCAGCAG GGCTTTGCTTATCTGCCAGCAGGGCTATGTGTATCAAGCATGGGGAGGCCAGTGTCGTACGAGCAAGCTGTTGCATGGAAGGTCCTTAATGATGACAACTCCAATCACTGCCTAGCTTTCATGTTCACAAACTGGTCTTTTATTTAA
- the LOC107011741 gene encoding homeobox-leucine zipper protein ATHB-14 isoform X1, which yields MDSSKYVRYTPEQVEALERVYAECPKPTSLKRHQLIRECSILSNIDPKQIKVWFQNRRCREKQRKEASHLQTVNRKLTAMNKLLMEENDRLQKHVSHLVYDNGFMRQQLHTQVNSTTTDTCCDSVVVSGQQQQQNPMPQHHPQRDADSPAGLLAIAEETLTEFLGKARGTAVDWVQMIGMKPGPESIGIVAVSRNCNGVAARACGLVSLEPMKVAEILKDRPSWYRECRCLDILNVIPTGNGGTIELIYLQTYAPTTLAPARDFWTLRYTTSLEDGSLVICERSLTSNTGSPVGPPATSSVRAKMLPSGFLIRPCEGGGSIIHIVDHIDLDACSVPEVLRPLYESSKILAQKMTMAAFRYIRQIAQETSGEIQYAGGRQPAVLRAFSQRLCRGFNNAVSGFIDDGWTIMGSDGVDDVTIAVNSSPSKFLDAQYNTLSILPTFGGVLCARASMLLQDVCPALLVRFLREHRSEWADYGVDAYSSASLKASPYAVPCARPGVFPSSQVILPLAQTVEHEEFLEVVRLEGHAFSPEDIALSRDMYLLQLCSGVEENATGACAQLVFAHIDESFGDDAPLLPSGFSVIPLEPKSDSPSAARTLDLASTLEARTGGTRPAGEVEGSSYNHRSVLTIAFQFAFENHYRENVAAMARQYVRSIVGSVQRVAMAIAPSRLCSQLTPKSFPGSPEAVTLARWICRSYKNHTGGELLQMDSQAAGDAVLKQLWHHTDSIMCCSVKMNDSAFFSFANQAGLDMLETTLIALQDIMLDKILDEAGRKVLLSEFPKIMQQGFAYLPAGLCVSSMGRPVSYEQAVAWKVLNDDNSNHCLAFMFTNWSFI from the exons ATGGATAGTAGCAAGTATGTGAGGTATACACCAGAACAAGTGGAGGCTTTGGAGAGGGTTTATGCAGAATGTCCAAAGCCAACTTCTTTGAAGAGGCATCAGCTCATTAGGGAGTGTTCCATTCTTTCTAATATTGACCCTAAGCAGATCAAAGTCTGGTTTCAGAACAGAAG ATGCCGTGAGAAACAGAGAAAGGAGGCATCTCATCTCCAGACTGTTAACAGGAAGCTGACTGCTATGAACAAACTGTTGATGGAAGAAAATGACCGATTGCAGAAGCACGTTTCACATCTTGTGTATGATAATGGCTTCATGCGACAACAGTTGCATACT CAGGTAAACAGTACGACCACGGATACCTGCTGTGACTCTGTGGTCGTGAGTGGTCAGCAGCAGCAACAAAACCCAATGCCTCAGCATCATCCGCAAAGGGATGCTGACAGCCCAGCTGG TCTTTTAGCAATAGCTGAAGAGACCCTGACAGAGTTCCTTGGTAAAGCTAGGGGAACTGCTGTCGACTGGGTGCAGATGATTGGGATGAAG CCTGGTCCGGAATCTATTGGCATCGTCGCTGTTTCCCGCAACTGTAATGGTGTTGCAGCACGAGCTTGCGGCCTTGTGAGTCTAGAGCCCATGAAG GTTGCTGAGATCCTTAAAGATCGTCCTTCTTGGTATCGCGAATGCCGTTGCCTTGATATACTGAATGTTATACCAACAGGAAATGGAGGGACTATAGAGCTTATATACCTGCAG ACTTATGCACCAACTACATTGGCACCGGCTCGTGATTTTTGGACATTGAGATACACTACAAGTTTAGAAGATGGAAGTCTTGTG ATATGTGAAAGATCTTTGACGTCTAACACTGGAAGCCCTGTTGGGCCTCCTGCAACTAGTTCTGTTAGGGCTAAAATGCTTCCAAGTGGTTTCCTCATACGGCCTTGTGAGGGCGGGGGCTCAATCATCCACATTGTAGACCATATTGATCTCGAC GCTTGCAGTGTTCCCGAAGTCCTCAGACCACTTTATGAATCGTCCAAGATCCTTGCTCAGAAAATGACAATGGCT GCCTTCCGATACATAAGGCAGATAGCTCAAGAAACCAGCGGAGAAATTCAATATGCTGGAGGTCGGCAACCTGCTGTTTTGAGGGCATTTAGTCAGAGATTATGCAG GGGATTCAATAATGCGGTTAGTGGATTTATTGATGATGGTTGGACAATTATGGGTAGTGATGGTGTTGATGATGTAACAATCGCTGTAAACTCATCACCAAGTAAATTCCTTGATGCACAATACAACACCTTGTCAATTCTCCCTACTTTTGGAGGAGTACTGTGTGCACGGGCATCAATGCTTCTTCAG GATGTTTGCCCTGCTTTGCTTGTCCGTTTCCTTAGGGAGCACCGTTCGGAGTGGGCTGACTATGGAGTTGATGCTTACTCTTCTGCATCTCTTAAAGCCAGTCCTTATGCTGTCCCTTGCGCCAGACCTGGTGTCTTCCCCAGTAGCCAGGTCATTTTACCGCTTGCTCAGACTGTGGAACATGAGGAG TTTCTTGAGGTTGTTCGGCTAGAGGGTCATGCTTTCTCTCCAGAGGACATAGCTTTATCGCGGGATATGTATTTGTTACAG CTATGCAGTGGAGTTGAAGAGAATGCCACAGGTGCCTGTGCGCAGCTTGTTTTTGCACATATTGATGAATCTTTTGGTGATGATGCTCCATTGCTTCCATCTGGTTTCTCTGTCATTCCACTGGAGCCTAAATCA GATTCCCCTAGTGCTGCTCGGACTTTAGATTTAGCTTCAACTCTTGAAGCTAGAACTGGTGGGACACGGCCAGCTGGTGAAGTTGAAGGAAGCAGTTACAACCATCGTTCAGTCTTGACAATTGCATTCCAGTTTGCTTTTGAGAATCACTATCGAGAAAATGTAGCTGCTATGGCTCGCCAATATGTACGAAGCATTGTAGGCTCTGTTCAGAGAGTTGCTATGGCTATTGCACCCTCTCGACTCTGCTCTCAGTTGACACCTAAATCTTTCCCTGGTTCACCAGAAGCTGTCACTTTGGCGAGATGGATTTGCAGGAGCTATAA GAATCATACTGGTGGAGAATTGCTACAGATGGATTCTCAAGCTGCCGGTGATGCTGTTCTGAAGCAACTATGGCATCATACTGATTCAATAATGTGCTGCTCCGTCAAAATGAAT GATTctgcatttttttcatttgcaAACCAAGCAGGACTTGACATGCTTGAAACCACTCTAATAGCTCTTCAGGATATAATGCTTGATAAGATCCTAGATGAAGCTGGTCGAAAGGTCCTCCTTTCAGAGTTCCCCAAGATTATGCAGCAG GGCTTTGCTTATCTGCCAGCAGGGCTATGTGTATCAAGCATGGGGAGGCCAGTGTCGTACGAGCAAGCTGTTGCATGGAAGGTCCTTAATGATGACAACTCCAATCACTGCCTAGCTTTCATGTTCACAAACTGGTCTTTTATTTAA
- the LOC107011741 gene encoding homeobox-leucine zipper protein ATHB-14 isoform X2, whose translation MDSSKYVRYTPEQVEALERVYAECPKPTSLKRHQLIRECSILSNIDPKQIKVWFQNRRCREKQRKEASHLQTVNRKLTAMNKLLMEENDRLQKHVSHLVYDNGFMRQQLHTVNSTTTDTCCDSVVVSGQQQQQNPMPQHHPQRDADSPAGLLAIAEETLTEFLGKARGTAVDWVQMIGMKPGPESIGIVAVSRNCNGVAARACGLVSLEPMKVAEILKDRPSWYRECRCLDILNVIPTGNGGTIELIYLQTYAPTTLAPARDFWTLRYTTSLEDGSLVICERSLTSNTGSPVGPPATSSVRAKMLPSGFLIRPCEGGGSIIHIVDHIDLDACSVPEVLRPLYESSKILAQKMTMAAFRYIRQIAQETSGEIQYAGGRQPAVLRAFSQRLCRGFNNAVSGFIDDGWTIMGSDGVDDVTIAVNSSPSKFLDAQYNTLSILPTFGGVLCARASMLLQDVCPALLVRFLREHRSEWADYGVDAYSSASLKASPYAVPCARPGVFPSSQVILPLAQTVEHEEFLEVVRLEGHAFSPEDIALSRDMYLLQLCSGVEENATGACAQLVFAHIDESFGDDAPLLPSGFSVIPLEPKSDSPSAARTLDLASTLEARTGGTRPAGEVEGSSYNHRSVLTIAFQFAFENHYRENVAAMARQYVRSIVGSVQRVAMAIAPSRLCSQLTPKSFPGSPEAVTLARWICRSYKNHTGGELLQMDSQAAGDAVLKQLWHHTDSIMCCSVKMNDSAFFSFANQAGLDMLETTLIALQDIMLDKILDEAGRKVLLSEFPKIMQQGFAYLPAGLCVSSMGRPVSYEQAVAWKVLNDDNSNHCLAFMFTNWSFI comes from the exons ATGGATAGTAGCAAGTATGTGAGGTATACACCAGAACAAGTGGAGGCTTTGGAGAGGGTTTATGCAGAATGTCCAAAGCCAACTTCTTTGAAGAGGCATCAGCTCATTAGGGAGTGTTCCATTCTTTCTAATATTGACCCTAAGCAGATCAAAGTCTGGTTTCAGAACAGAAG ATGCCGTGAGAAACAGAGAAAGGAGGCATCTCATCTCCAGACTGTTAACAGGAAGCTGACTGCTATGAACAAACTGTTGATGGAAGAAAATGACCGATTGCAGAAGCACGTTTCACATCTTGTGTATGATAATGGCTTCATGCGACAACAGTTGCATACT GTAAACAGTACGACCACGGATACCTGCTGTGACTCTGTGGTCGTGAGTGGTCAGCAGCAGCAACAAAACCCAATGCCTCAGCATCATCCGCAAAGGGATGCTGACAGCCCAGCTGG TCTTTTAGCAATAGCTGAAGAGACCCTGACAGAGTTCCTTGGTAAAGCTAGGGGAACTGCTGTCGACTGGGTGCAGATGATTGGGATGAAG CCTGGTCCGGAATCTATTGGCATCGTCGCTGTTTCCCGCAACTGTAATGGTGTTGCAGCACGAGCTTGCGGCCTTGTGAGTCTAGAGCCCATGAAG GTTGCTGAGATCCTTAAAGATCGTCCTTCTTGGTATCGCGAATGCCGTTGCCTTGATATACTGAATGTTATACCAACAGGAAATGGAGGGACTATAGAGCTTATATACCTGCAG ACTTATGCACCAACTACATTGGCACCGGCTCGTGATTTTTGGACATTGAGATACACTACAAGTTTAGAAGATGGAAGTCTTGTG ATATGTGAAAGATCTTTGACGTCTAACACTGGAAGCCCTGTTGGGCCTCCTGCAACTAGTTCTGTTAGGGCTAAAATGCTTCCAAGTGGTTTCCTCATACGGCCTTGTGAGGGCGGGGGCTCAATCATCCACATTGTAGACCATATTGATCTCGAC GCTTGCAGTGTTCCCGAAGTCCTCAGACCACTTTATGAATCGTCCAAGATCCTTGCTCAGAAAATGACAATGGCT GCCTTCCGATACATAAGGCAGATAGCTCAAGAAACCAGCGGAGAAATTCAATATGCTGGAGGTCGGCAACCTGCTGTTTTGAGGGCATTTAGTCAGAGATTATGCAG GGGATTCAATAATGCGGTTAGTGGATTTATTGATGATGGTTGGACAATTATGGGTAGTGATGGTGTTGATGATGTAACAATCGCTGTAAACTCATCACCAAGTAAATTCCTTGATGCACAATACAACACCTTGTCAATTCTCCCTACTTTTGGAGGAGTACTGTGTGCACGGGCATCAATGCTTCTTCAG GATGTTTGCCCTGCTTTGCTTGTCCGTTTCCTTAGGGAGCACCGTTCGGAGTGGGCTGACTATGGAGTTGATGCTTACTCTTCTGCATCTCTTAAAGCCAGTCCTTATGCTGTCCCTTGCGCCAGACCTGGTGTCTTCCCCAGTAGCCAGGTCATTTTACCGCTTGCTCAGACTGTGGAACATGAGGAG TTTCTTGAGGTTGTTCGGCTAGAGGGTCATGCTTTCTCTCCAGAGGACATAGCTTTATCGCGGGATATGTATTTGTTACAG CTATGCAGTGGAGTTGAAGAGAATGCCACAGGTGCCTGTGCGCAGCTTGTTTTTGCACATATTGATGAATCTTTTGGTGATGATGCTCCATTGCTTCCATCTGGTTTCTCTGTCATTCCACTGGAGCCTAAATCA GATTCCCCTAGTGCTGCTCGGACTTTAGATTTAGCTTCAACTCTTGAAGCTAGAACTGGTGGGACACGGCCAGCTGGTGAAGTTGAAGGAAGCAGTTACAACCATCGTTCAGTCTTGACAATTGCATTCCAGTTTGCTTTTGAGAATCACTATCGAGAAAATGTAGCTGCTATGGCTCGCCAATATGTACGAAGCATTGTAGGCTCTGTTCAGAGAGTTGCTATGGCTATTGCACCCTCTCGACTCTGCTCTCAGTTGACACCTAAATCTTTCCCTGGTTCACCAGAAGCTGTCACTTTGGCGAGATGGATTTGCAGGAGCTATAA GAATCATACTGGTGGAGAATTGCTACAGATGGATTCTCAAGCTGCCGGTGATGCTGTTCTGAAGCAACTATGGCATCATACTGATTCAATAATGTGCTGCTCCGTCAAAATGAAT GATTctgcatttttttcatttgcaAACCAAGCAGGACTTGACATGCTTGAAACCACTCTAATAGCTCTTCAGGATATAATGCTTGATAAGATCCTAGATGAAGCTGGTCGAAAGGTCCTCCTTTCAGAGTTCCCCAAGATTATGCAGCAG GGCTTTGCTTATCTGCCAGCAGGGCTATGTGTATCAAGCATGGGGAGGCCAGTGTCGTACGAGCAAGCTGTTGCATGGAAGGTCCTTAATGATGACAACTCCAATCACTGCCTAGCTTTCATGTTCACAAACTGGTCTTTTATTTAA